A portion of the Sandaracinobacteroides saxicola genome contains these proteins:
- a CDS encoding 5-formyltetrahydrofolate cyclo-ligase, whose protein sequence is MIPRADVRRAMRARCAAYVRALTAGERAEQAQALADLVAPALPRRGVFASYAPMGDEIDTAPLEALALERGMTLAFPKVRGTAPLSFHRCRRDQLIPGFKRIPEPPADAHPVRPDVALVPLIAADRFGNRLGQGAGHWDRTLAWLRAQSGPGVLAIGIGWDMQRVSHVAAEQWDQPLDALATPTRFQFCLR, encoded by the coding sequence ATGATCCCCCGCGCCGATGTCCGCCGCGCCATGCGCGCCCGCTGCGCCGCCTATGTCCGCGCGCTGACCGCCGGCGAACGCGCCGAACAGGCACAGGCGCTGGCCGACCTGGTCGCCCCCGCCCTGCCCCGCCGCGGCGTCTTCGCCAGCTACGCTCCGATGGGGGACGAGATCGACACCGCCCCGCTCGAGGCCCTCGCCCTTGAACGCGGCATGACGCTTGCCTTCCCCAAGGTGCGCGGTACCGCACCGCTCAGCTTCCACCGTTGCCGCCGCGACCAGCTCATCCCCGGCTTCAAGCGCATTCCCGAACCCCCGGCCGACGCGCACCCCGTCCGGCCGGACGTTGCCCTCGTCCCGCTGATCGCTGCGGATCGTTTTGGCAACCGCCTGGGTCAGGGCGCCGGCCATTGGGACCGCACGCTTGCCTGGTTGCGCGCTCAGAGCGGCCCTGGCGTGCTTGCCATCGGCATCGGCTGGGACATGCAGCGCGTCTCCCACGTCGCCGCCGAGCAATGGGACCAGCCGCTCGATGCGCTTGCGACACCAACGCGCTTCCAGTTCTGCCTGCGTTAG
- a CDS encoding DUF2842 domain-containing protein, which yields MEPVPQLRRPFGIILLCLYLFAYVLGAAMLFTPIERLHVLLQLPIWLILGLAWLLPLKPFLRWMETGQWR from the coding sequence ATGGAGCCCGTTCCCCAGCTTCGCCGCCCGTTCGGCATCATCCTGCTCTGCCTCTACCTCTTCGCCTATGTGCTGGGCGCCGCCATGCTCTTCACCCCCATCGAGCGCCTGCATGTGCTGCTGCAACTGCCGATCTGGCTGATCCTCGGGCTCGCCTGGCTGCTGCCGCTGAAACCCTTCCTGCGCTGGATGGAGACCGGCCAATGGCGGTGA
- a CDS encoding cell division protein ZapA, with product MAEVSVSVGGRHYRLTCRDGEEAQIRTAAAHIASKTDALTAGLGPIPEGQLLLMAGLMITDELFSARNGSGAPSTPADDPVLLAAIARLEALADKLEADG from the coding sequence ATGGCTGAGGTTTCGGTCAGCGTCGGCGGCCGCCACTATCGCCTGACGTGCCGCGACGGAGAGGAAGCGCAGATCCGCACCGCCGCCGCGCATATCGCGAGCAAGACCGACGCGCTCACCGCCGGCCTCGGCCCGATACCCGAAGGCCAGCTGCTGCTGATGGCCGGTCTGATGATCACCGACGAGCTCTTTTCCGCCCGCAATGGCAGCGGCGCGCCCTCCACGCCGGCCGACGACCCCGTCCTGCTCGCCGCCATCGCCCGTCTCGAGGCCCTTGCCGACAAGCTTGAAGCCGATGGCTGA
- a CDS encoding chorismate mutase produces the protein MAVIDRPLTPAEASTMAEVRAGVDALDARLVALIAERFAWMDAAARIKPTRAAVRDEARKAQVIANARAHAETHGLNPAAIAELWDTLVEASIAHEFQEWDRLRR, from the coding sequence ATGGCGGTGATCGACCGGCCGCTCACGCCCGCCGAGGCCAGCACCATGGCCGAGGTCCGCGCCGGCGTCGACGCGCTCGATGCCCGGCTGGTGGCGCTGATCGCCGAACGCTTCGCCTGGATGGACGCCGCCGCCCGCATCAAGCCAACGCGCGCCGCCGTGCGCGACGAAGCACGCAAGGCCCAGGTCATCGCCAACGCCCGCGCCCATGCCGAAACCCACGGCCTCAACCCCGCCGCCATCGCCGAACTGTGGGACACCCTGGTCGAAGCCAGCATCGCCCACGAGTTCCAAGAATGGGACCGGCTGCGGCGGTAG
- a CDS encoding GFA family protein produces MELSCHCGSVTLCVQRRPDFIHECNCSLCMKTGAIWGYFDPREVRVNGSTLGYRRADKAEPGAIIRFCGTCGATSHFELSEAAVEKFGNAVVGVNMRLADERELSGVEMRYPDGRAWPGSGDFGYVRPPRVID; encoded by the coding sequence GTGGAACTGTCCTGTCATTGCGGGTCGGTGACGCTATGCGTACAACGACGGCCCGACTTCATTCATGAATGCAATTGTTCCCTGTGCATGAAGACAGGGGCCATATGGGGCTATTTTGACCCGCGGGAGGTCAGAGTGAACGGCTCGACGTTGGGATATCGCCGGGCGGACAAGGCGGAACCGGGTGCCATCATCCGGTTCTGCGGAACGTGCGGCGCCACGTCCCATTTCGAGCTGAGCGAAGCCGCGGTTGAGAAATTCGGCAATGCGGTGGTTGGTGTGAACATGCGGCTGGCTGATGAGCGAGAGCTGTCGGGTGTCGAGATGCGCTATCCGGATGGAAGGGCATGGCCGGGCAGCGGCGATTTCGGTTATGTCCGACCCCCGCGCGTCATCGACTGA